A section of the Leptospira kobayashii genome encodes:
- the waaF gene encoding lipopolysaccharide heptosyltransferase II, protein MTEKILIIQTAFLGDLILSTPFFRAVKRKFPESELHVLVNKGTEQVLDGNPDIDRVVPIDKKTIKKNPIAFFRFARSLRREHYDQVYSAHFSFRSSLLSWFSSAKFRVGYLESGFSFLHTKKVSRPKLGPHEVEKLFSLLYDDVSEYPVGRDRRPFLYPKASDVESFESAANRMKVTKRDYIIIAPSSLWETKRMPEEKFASFISLILRKRTEAVILIGSKADLSIEEKIFQLLSIEPLKSHERTRLMSVVGKTSLSELAVWIQNASAIVSNDSSPIHFASAFNVPTVMIYGATVPAFGYSTLSERNRIMEVSGLDCRPCGIHGGRICPESHFRCMLDQQPQKLFESLEEILKSS, encoded by the coding sequence ATGACGGAAAAAATACTGATCATACAAACTGCTTTTTTGGGGGACTTGATTCTATCGACCCCCTTTTTTCGGGCAGTCAAAAGAAAATTCCCTGAGTCGGAATTGCATGTTCTGGTCAATAAAGGAACAGAACAGGTGCTAGATGGAAATCCTGACATAGATAGGGTTGTGCCTATAGACAAAAAAACGATCAAAAAAAATCCGATCGCTTTTTTCCGTTTTGCGAGAAGTTTGCGACGGGAACATTACGATCAGGTATATTCCGCTCATTTTTCATTCCGATCCAGTCTGTTATCCTGGTTTTCCTCCGCAAAATTCCGGGTCGGATATTTGGAATCTGGGTTTTCTTTTTTGCATACTAAAAAAGTTTCCAGGCCGAAACTAGGGCCTCATGAAGTAGAGAAATTGTTTTCCCTTTTGTATGATGATGTTTCCGAATATCCCGTCGGAAGGGATAGAAGGCCATTTTTGTATCCCAAAGCGTCCGACGTAGAAAGTTTCGAGTCCGCAGCTAATCGAATGAAGGTGACCAAAAGGGATTATATCATCATTGCACCGTCCTCTCTTTGGGAAACAAAACGTATGCCGGAAGAAAAATTCGCAAGTTTTATCAGCCTTATTTTGAGAAAGAGAACGGAAGCGGTAATTCTAATCGGTTCTAAAGCGGATCTATCCATAGAAGAAAAAATCTTTCAATTATTGTCCATTGAACCTCTCAAGTCCCACGAAAGAACAAGACTTATGTCCGTTGTAGGCAAAACTTCTCTATCCGAACTTGCAGTTTGGATTCAAAATGCAAGTGCAATCGTATCGAACGATTCCAGTCCCATTCATTTTGCCTCCGCCTTCAATGTCCCTACTGTCATGATCTACGGTGCAACTGTTCCCGCCTTCGGCTATTCTACGTTATCCGAAAGAAACAGGATTATGGAAGTAAGCGGGCTAGATTGCAGACCATGCGGTATCCATGGCGGGAGAATTTGTCCTGAGTCCCATTTTCGTTGTATGTTAGACCAACAACCCCAAAAACTTTTCGAATCTTTAGAGGAAATATTGAAATCATCATGA